A stretch of Canis lupus baileyi chromosome 2, mCanLup2.hap1, whole genome shotgun sequence DNA encodes these proteins:
- the POLG gene encoding DNA polymerase subunit gamma-1 isoform X1: MSRLLWKRVAGATTVAPGSVPAPGRWVSSSGPAPVPSDGPPPPPPPQQQQQPQPARSSEGGQLRHNPLHIQMLSRGLHEQIFGSGGETPGEAAVRRSIEHLQRHGLWGQPATPLPDVELRLPPLYGGSLDQHFRLLAQKQSLPYLEAANSLLRAQPPPRPLSWAWVEGWTRYGPAGEAVPVAIPEERALVFDVEVCLAEGTCPTLAVAISPSAWYSWCSRRLVEERYSWTSQLSPADLIPLEVPASAGGPTQRDWQEQLVVGHNVCFDRAHIREQYLIQGSRMRFLDTMSMHMAISGLSGFQRSLWMAAKQGKRKARHPTQRGQKSQNKASGPVISSWDWLDISSVNNLADVHSLYVGGPPLEKEPRELFVKGSMKDIRENFQALMQYCAQDVWATYEIFQQQLPLFLERCPHPVTLAGMLEMGVSYLPVNQNWERYLAEAQNTYEELQWEMKKSLMDLANDACQLLSGERYKEDPWLWDLEWDLQEFKQKKAKKVKRKEPTAASKLPIERAGDPKDQEDPGPPSEEEEVQRDVTARACLEHLKGTAESLPKRPQHLPGHPGWYRKLCPRLDDPAWTPGPSLLSLQMRVTPKLMAMTWDGFPLHYSERHGWGYLVPGRRDNLAQAPAETAPASAGVACPYRAIESLYRKHCLEQGKRQPEPQQAGLAEEFLLTDGSAVWQTVEELGCMEAEVEAEAEVEARVERCGRAGLSQPLALTAAGGPRASQPAYHHGNGPYNDVDIPGCWFFKLPHKDGSGCNVGSPFAKDFLPKMEDGTLQAGPGGASGPRALEINKMISFWRNAHKRISSQMVVWLPRSALPRAVTRHPDYDEEGRYGAILPQVVTAGTITRRAVEPTWLTASNARPDRVGSELKAMVQAPPGYVFVGADVDSQELWIAAVLGDAHFAGMHGCTAFGWMTLQGRKSRGTDLHSKTAATVGISREHAKIFNYGRIYGAGQPFAERLLMQFNHRLTRQEAAEKAQQMYAVTKGLRRYRLSEEGEWLVRELDLPVDRTEDGWVSLQDLRKIQREASRKSRWKKWEVAAERAWRGGTESEMFNKLESIAMSDTPCTPVLGCRISRALEPSAVKGEFMTSRVNWVVQSSAVDYLHLMLVAMKWLFEEFAIDGRFCISIHDEVRYLVREEDRYRAALALQITNLLTRCMFAYKLGLNDLPQSVAFFSTVDIDQCLRKEVTMDCKTPSNPTGMERRYGIPQGEALDIYQIIELTKGSLEQ; this comes from the exons ATGAGCCGCCTGCTCTGGAAGAGGGTGGCCGGCGCCACCACCGTCGCGCCAGGGTCAGTGCCAGCTCCGGGGCGCTGGGTCTCCagctccggccccgcccccgtccccagcgacgggccgccgccgccgccgccgccgcagcagcagcagcagccgcagccAGCGCGGTCCTCGGAGGGCGGGCAGCTGCGGCACAACCCCTTGCACATCCAGATGCTCTCGAGAGGGCTTCACGAGCAAATCTTCGGGAGCGGCGGGGAGACGCCCGGCGAGGCCGCCGTGCGCCGCAGCATCGAGCACCTGCAGAGGCACGGGCTCTGGGGGCAGCCGGCCACGCCCTTGCCGGACGTGGAGCTGCGCCTGCCGCCCCTCTACGGGGGCAGCCTGGACCAGCACTTCCGCCTCCTGGCCCAGAAGCAGAGCCTGCCCTACCTGGAGGCGGCCAACTCGTTATTGCGGGCCCagccgcccccgcggcccctgAGCTGGGCCTGGGTGGAGGGCTGGACCCGGTACGGCCCCGCGGGGGAGGCCGTACCCGTGGCCATCCCCGAGGAGCGGGCCCTGGTGTTCGACGTGGAGGTCTGCTTGGCAGAGGGAACTTGCCCCACATTGGCGGTGGCCATATCCCCCTCGGCCTG GTATTCCTGGTGCAGCCGGCGGCTGGTGGAAGAGCGTTACTCTTGGACCAGCCAGCTGTCGCCGGCTGACCTCATTCCTCTGGAGGTCCCTGCCAGCGCAGGCGGCCCCACCCAGCGTGATTGGCAGGAGCAGTTAGTTGTGGGGCACAACGTTTGCTTTGATCGAGCCCATATCAGGGAGCAGtacctgatccag GGCTCCCGCATGCGCTTCCTGGACACCATGAGCATGCACATGGCCATCTCAGGGCTCAGCGGCTTCCAGCGCAGTCTGTGGATGGCAGCCAAGCAGGGCAAGCGCAAGGCCCGCCACCCCACACAGCGAGGCCAGAAGTCCCAAAACAAAGCCAGTGGCCCGGTG ATCTCCTCCTGGGACTGGCTGGATATCAGCAGTGTCAATAATCTGGCAGATGTGCACAGCCTCTATGTGGGGGGGCCTCCCTTAGAGAAGGAGCCTCGAGAACTGTTCGTCAAGGGTAGCATGAAGGACATCCGTGAGAACTTCCAG GCTCTGATGCAGTACTGTGCCCAGGACGTGTGGGCTACCTATGAGATTTTCCAGCAGCAGCTACCGCTCTTCTTGGAGAG gtgtccccacccgGTGACTCTGGCTGGCATGTTGGAGATGGGGGTCTCCTACCTGCCTGTCAACCAGAACTGGGAGCGGTACCTGGCAGAGGCACAGAACACCTATGAGGAACTCCAGTGGGAGATGAAGAAGTCGCTGATGGACCTGGCCAATGATGCCTGCCAGCTGCTCTCAGGGGAGAG GTACAAGGAGGACCCCTGGCTCTGGGATCTGGAGTGGGACCTGCAAGAGTTTAAGCAGAAGAAGGCAAAGAAGGTGAAGAGGAAGGAGCCAACTGCAGCCAGCAAGTTGCCCATCGAGAGGGCTGGGGACCCCAAGGATCAGGAAG acCCTGGCCCTcccagtgaggaggaggaggttcAGCGAGATGTCACGGCCCGCGCCTGCTTGGAGCACCTGAAGGGGACTGCAGAGAGCCTGCCAAAGCGGCCCCAGCACCTTCCCGGACACCCTGG GTGGTACCGGAAGCTCTGCCCCCGGCTAGATGACCCTGCATGGACCCCGGGCCCCAGTCTCCTCAGCCTGCAGATGCGGGTCACTCCAAAACTCATGGCGATGACCTGGGATGGCTTCCCTCTGCACTACTCGGAGCGGCATGGCTGGGGATACCTGGTGCCCGGGCGGCGGGACAACCTGGCTCAGGCACCAGCGGAAACCGCCCCAGCCTCAGCTGGGGTGGCCTGCCcgtacag AGCCATCGAGTCCCTGTACAGGAAGCACTGTCTTGAACAGGGGAAGCGGCAGCCGGAGCCCCAGCAGGCAGGCCTGGCGGAGGAGTTCCTGCTCACCGACGGCAGCGCCGTATGGCAGACG GTGGAAGAACTGGGCTGCATGGAAGCGGAGGTGGAGGCGGAAGCCGAGGTGGAGGCCAGGGTGGAGCGCTGCGGAAGGGCAGGCCTCAGTCAGCCCCTGGCTCTG ACTGCTGCTGGTGGCCccagagccagccagccagcctatCACCATGGCAACGGACCTTACAACGATGTGGACATCCCTGGCTGCTGGTTCTTCAAGCTGCCTCACAAG GATGGTAGCGGCTGCAATGTGGGCAGCCCTTTCGCCAAGGACTTCCTGCCCAAGATGGAGGATGGCACCCTGCAGGCCGGCCCAGGAGGTGCCAGTGGGCCCCGTGCCTTAGAGATCAACAAAATGATTTCTTTCTGGAGGAACGCCCATAAACGAATCAG TTCCCAGATGGTGGTATGGCTTCCCAGGTCGGCTCTGCCCCGTGCTGTGACCAG GCACCCAGACTACGACGAGGAAGGCCGCTATGGGGCCATCTTGCCGCAGGTGGTGACCGCTGGCACCATCACCCGCCGGGCTGTGGAGCCGACGTGGCTCACCGCCAGCAATGCCCGG CCTGACCGAGTAGGCAGCGAGTTGAAGGCCATGGTGCAGGCCCCACCTGGCTATGTCTTCGTGGGCGCCGACGTGGACTCGCAGGAGCTGTGGATCGCAGCCGTGCTGGGAGATGCCCACTTTGCTGGCATGCATG GCTGCACGGCCTTTGGCTGGATGACCCTGCAGGGCAGGAAGAGCAGGGGCACCGATCTGCACAGTAAGACAGCTGCGACCGTGGGCATCAGCCGTGAGCACGCCAAGATCTTCAACTATGGCCGCATCTACGGGGCGGGGCAGCCATTCGCTGAGCGCCTGCTGATGCAGTTCAACCATCGGCTCACACGGCAGGAGGCGGCTGAGAAGGCCCAGCAGATGTACGCCGTCACCAAGGGCCTTCGCCG GTATCGGCTGTCGGAGGAGGGTGAGTGGCTGGTGAGGGAATTGGACCTCCCCGTGGACAGGACTGAAGATGGCTGGGTTTCCCTGCAGGATCTGCGCAAGATCCAGAGAGAAGCTTCGAGGAA GTCACGTTGGAAGAAGTGGGAGGTGGCTGCCGAGCGAGCGTGGAGGGGGGGCACAGAATCAGAAATGTTCAATAAGCTGGAGAGCATTGCCATGTCTGACACCCCATGTACCCCGGTGCTGGGCTGCCGCATCAGCCGCGCCCTGGAGCCCTCGGCTGTCAAGGGGGAG TTTATGACCAGCCGTGTGAACTGGGTGGTGCAGAGCTCTGCCGTGGACTATTTACACCTCATGCTCGTGGCCATGAAGTGGCTGTTTGAGGAATTTGCCATTGACGGGCGCTTCTGCATCAGCATCCACGATGAGGTCCGCTACCTGGTGCGAGAGGAGGACCGCTACCGCGCAGCCCTGGCCCTGCAGATCACCAACCTCCTGACCAG GTGCATGTTCGCCTACAAGCTGGGTCTCAATGACCTACCCCAGTCCGTCGCCTTTTTCAGCACAGTCGATATTGACCAGTGCCTCAGGAAGGAAGTGACCATGGATTGTAAAACCCCTTCCAACCCAACTGGGATGGAAAGGAGATACGGGATTCCCCAGG GTGAAGCGCTGGATATTTACCAGATAATTGAACTCACCAAAGGCTCCTTGGAACAGTGA
- the POLG gene encoding DNA polymerase subunit gamma-1 isoform X2 — protein sequence MSRLLWKRVAGATTVAPGSVPAPGRWVSSSGPAPVPSDGPPPPPPPQQQQQPQPARSSEGGQLRHNPLHIQMLSRGLHEQIFGSGGETPGEAAVRRSIEHLQRHGLWGQPATPLPDVELRLPPLYGGSLDQHFRLLAQKQSLPYLEAANSLLRAQPPPRPLSWAWVEGWTRYGPAGEAVPVAIPEERALVFDVEVCLAEGTCPTLAVAISPSAWYSWCSRRLVEERYSWTSQLSPADLIPLEVPASAGGPTQRDWQEQLVVGHNVCFDRAHIREQYLIQGSRMRFLDTMSMHMAISGLSGFQRSLWMAAKQGKRKARHPTQRGQKSQNKASGPVISSWDWLDISSVNNLADVHSLYVGGPPLEKEPRELFVKGSMKDIRENFQALMQYCAQDVWATYEIFQQQLPLFLERCPHPVTLAGMLEMGVSYLPVNQNWERYLAEAQNTYEELQWEMKKSLMDLANDACQLLSGERYKEDPWLWDLEWDLQEFKQKKAKKVKRKEPTAASKLPIERAGDPKDQEDPGPPSEEEEVQRDVTARACLEHLKGTAESLPKRPQHLPGHPGWYRKLCPRLDDPAWTPGPSLLSLQMRVTPKLMAMTWDGFPLHYSERHGWGYLVPGRRDNLAQAPAETAPASAGVACPYRAIESLYRKHCLEQGKRQPEPQQAGLAEEFLLTDGSAVWQTVEELGCMEAEVEAEAEVEARVERCGRAGLSQPLALTAAGGPRASQPAYHHGNGPYNDVDIPGCWFFKLPHKDGSGCNVGSPFAKDFLPKMEDGTLQAGPGGASGPRALEINKMISFWRNAHKRISSQMVVWLPRSALPRAVTRHPDYDEEGRYGAILPQVVTAGTITRRAVEPTWLTASNARPDRVGSELKAMVQAPPGYVFVGADVDSQELWIAAVLGDAHFAGMHGCTAFGWMTLQGRKSRGTDLHSKTAATVGISREHAKIFNYGRIYGAGQPFAERLLMQFNHRLTRQEAAEKAQQMYAVTKGLRRSRWKKWEVAAERAWRGGTESEMFNKLESIAMSDTPCTPVLGCRISRALEPSAVKGEFMTSRVNWVVQSSAVDYLHLMLVAMKWLFEEFAIDGRFCISIHDEVRYLVREEDRYRAALALQITNLLTRCMFAYKLGLNDLPQSVAFFSTVDIDQCLRKEVTMDCKTPSNPTGMERRYGIPQGEALDIYQIIELTKGSLEQ from the exons ATGAGCCGCCTGCTCTGGAAGAGGGTGGCCGGCGCCACCACCGTCGCGCCAGGGTCAGTGCCAGCTCCGGGGCGCTGGGTCTCCagctccggccccgcccccgtccccagcgacgggccgccgccgccgccgccgccgcagcagcagcagcagccgcagccAGCGCGGTCCTCGGAGGGCGGGCAGCTGCGGCACAACCCCTTGCACATCCAGATGCTCTCGAGAGGGCTTCACGAGCAAATCTTCGGGAGCGGCGGGGAGACGCCCGGCGAGGCCGCCGTGCGCCGCAGCATCGAGCACCTGCAGAGGCACGGGCTCTGGGGGCAGCCGGCCACGCCCTTGCCGGACGTGGAGCTGCGCCTGCCGCCCCTCTACGGGGGCAGCCTGGACCAGCACTTCCGCCTCCTGGCCCAGAAGCAGAGCCTGCCCTACCTGGAGGCGGCCAACTCGTTATTGCGGGCCCagccgcccccgcggcccctgAGCTGGGCCTGGGTGGAGGGCTGGACCCGGTACGGCCCCGCGGGGGAGGCCGTACCCGTGGCCATCCCCGAGGAGCGGGCCCTGGTGTTCGACGTGGAGGTCTGCTTGGCAGAGGGAACTTGCCCCACATTGGCGGTGGCCATATCCCCCTCGGCCTG GTATTCCTGGTGCAGCCGGCGGCTGGTGGAAGAGCGTTACTCTTGGACCAGCCAGCTGTCGCCGGCTGACCTCATTCCTCTGGAGGTCCCTGCCAGCGCAGGCGGCCCCACCCAGCGTGATTGGCAGGAGCAGTTAGTTGTGGGGCACAACGTTTGCTTTGATCGAGCCCATATCAGGGAGCAGtacctgatccag GGCTCCCGCATGCGCTTCCTGGACACCATGAGCATGCACATGGCCATCTCAGGGCTCAGCGGCTTCCAGCGCAGTCTGTGGATGGCAGCCAAGCAGGGCAAGCGCAAGGCCCGCCACCCCACACAGCGAGGCCAGAAGTCCCAAAACAAAGCCAGTGGCCCGGTG ATCTCCTCCTGGGACTGGCTGGATATCAGCAGTGTCAATAATCTGGCAGATGTGCACAGCCTCTATGTGGGGGGGCCTCCCTTAGAGAAGGAGCCTCGAGAACTGTTCGTCAAGGGTAGCATGAAGGACATCCGTGAGAACTTCCAG GCTCTGATGCAGTACTGTGCCCAGGACGTGTGGGCTACCTATGAGATTTTCCAGCAGCAGCTACCGCTCTTCTTGGAGAG gtgtccccacccgGTGACTCTGGCTGGCATGTTGGAGATGGGGGTCTCCTACCTGCCTGTCAACCAGAACTGGGAGCGGTACCTGGCAGAGGCACAGAACACCTATGAGGAACTCCAGTGGGAGATGAAGAAGTCGCTGATGGACCTGGCCAATGATGCCTGCCAGCTGCTCTCAGGGGAGAG GTACAAGGAGGACCCCTGGCTCTGGGATCTGGAGTGGGACCTGCAAGAGTTTAAGCAGAAGAAGGCAAAGAAGGTGAAGAGGAAGGAGCCAACTGCAGCCAGCAAGTTGCCCATCGAGAGGGCTGGGGACCCCAAGGATCAGGAAG acCCTGGCCCTcccagtgaggaggaggaggttcAGCGAGATGTCACGGCCCGCGCCTGCTTGGAGCACCTGAAGGGGACTGCAGAGAGCCTGCCAAAGCGGCCCCAGCACCTTCCCGGACACCCTGG GTGGTACCGGAAGCTCTGCCCCCGGCTAGATGACCCTGCATGGACCCCGGGCCCCAGTCTCCTCAGCCTGCAGATGCGGGTCACTCCAAAACTCATGGCGATGACCTGGGATGGCTTCCCTCTGCACTACTCGGAGCGGCATGGCTGGGGATACCTGGTGCCCGGGCGGCGGGACAACCTGGCTCAGGCACCAGCGGAAACCGCCCCAGCCTCAGCTGGGGTGGCCTGCCcgtacag AGCCATCGAGTCCCTGTACAGGAAGCACTGTCTTGAACAGGGGAAGCGGCAGCCGGAGCCCCAGCAGGCAGGCCTGGCGGAGGAGTTCCTGCTCACCGACGGCAGCGCCGTATGGCAGACG GTGGAAGAACTGGGCTGCATGGAAGCGGAGGTGGAGGCGGAAGCCGAGGTGGAGGCCAGGGTGGAGCGCTGCGGAAGGGCAGGCCTCAGTCAGCCCCTGGCTCTG ACTGCTGCTGGTGGCCccagagccagccagccagcctatCACCATGGCAACGGACCTTACAACGATGTGGACATCCCTGGCTGCTGGTTCTTCAAGCTGCCTCACAAG GATGGTAGCGGCTGCAATGTGGGCAGCCCTTTCGCCAAGGACTTCCTGCCCAAGATGGAGGATGGCACCCTGCAGGCCGGCCCAGGAGGTGCCAGTGGGCCCCGTGCCTTAGAGATCAACAAAATGATTTCTTTCTGGAGGAACGCCCATAAACGAATCAG TTCCCAGATGGTGGTATGGCTTCCCAGGTCGGCTCTGCCCCGTGCTGTGACCAG GCACCCAGACTACGACGAGGAAGGCCGCTATGGGGCCATCTTGCCGCAGGTGGTGACCGCTGGCACCATCACCCGCCGGGCTGTGGAGCCGACGTGGCTCACCGCCAGCAATGCCCGG CCTGACCGAGTAGGCAGCGAGTTGAAGGCCATGGTGCAGGCCCCACCTGGCTATGTCTTCGTGGGCGCCGACGTGGACTCGCAGGAGCTGTGGATCGCAGCCGTGCTGGGAGATGCCCACTTTGCTGGCATGCATG GCTGCACGGCCTTTGGCTGGATGACCCTGCAGGGCAGGAAGAGCAGGGGCACCGATCTGCACAGTAAGACAGCTGCGACCGTGGGCATCAGCCGTGAGCACGCCAAGATCTTCAACTATGGCCGCATCTACGGGGCGGGGCAGCCATTCGCTGAGCGCCTGCTGATGCAGTTCAACCATCGGCTCACACGGCAGGAGGCGGCTGAGAAGGCCCAGCAGATGTACGCCGTCACCAAGGGCCTTCGCCG GTCACGTTGGAAGAAGTGGGAGGTGGCTGCCGAGCGAGCGTGGAGGGGGGGCACAGAATCAGAAATGTTCAATAAGCTGGAGAGCATTGCCATGTCTGACACCCCATGTACCCCGGTGCTGGGCTGCCGCATCAGCCGCGCCCTGGAGCCCTCGGCTGTCAAGGGGGAG TTTATGACCAGCCGTGTGAACTGGGTGGTGCAGAGCTCTGCCGTGGACTATTTACACCTCATGCTCGTGGCCATGAAGTGGCTGTTTGAGGAATTTGCCATTGACGGGCGCTTCTGCATCAGCATCCACGATGAGGTCCGCTACCTGGTGCGAGAGGAGGACCGCTACCGCGCAGCCCTGGCCCTGCAGATCACCAACCTCCTGACCAG GTGCATGTTCGCCTACAAGCTGGGTCTCAATGACCTACCCCAGTCCGTCGCCTTTTTCAGCACAGTCGATATTGACCAGTGCCTCAGGAAGGAAGTGACCATGGATTGTAAAACCCCTTCCAACCCAACTGGGATGGAAAGGAGATACGGGATTCCCCAGG GTGAAGCGCTGGATATTTACCAGATAATTGAACTCACCAAAGGCTCCTTGGAACAGTGA